The proteins below are encoded in one region of Desulfotomaculum sp.:
- a CDS encoding AraC family transcriptional regulator, whose translation MPDKCEITFRYIQLALTIRTTTRLQDLPKVMEKSLKEIKEHLSKFEEEPTGPPFAAYYDINMESESIDIEIGFPVSRAFAEVDNMTTSIIPGGKIASCTHTGPYPGIPRAYLFLSDWVKENGYETKDVVYEIYFNDPVVTPPQELTTQIFLFLK comes from the coding sequence ATGCCTGATAAATGCGAAATTACTTTCAGATACATTCAACTTGCTTTAACTATCCGGACTACAACCAGGCTGCAGGACCTGCCAAAAGTGATGGAAAAATCTTTAAAAGAGATTAAGGAACACCTGTCTAAATTCGAAGAGGAACCTACCGGTCCGCCATTTGCAGCCTACTATGATATAAACATGGAATCAGAATCGATTGATATCGAGATAGGTTTTCCTGTTTCCAGGGCATTTGCAGAAGTTGACAATATGACAACAAGCATTATTCCCGGCGGCAAGATTGCCTCCTGCACTCACACAGGGCCTTATCCCGGTATTCCAAGAGCTTACCTGTTTCTTTCAGATTGGGTGAAAGAAAACGGGTATGAAACAAAAGATGTTGTCTATGAGATATACTTTAACGACCCGGTTGTAACACCGCCACAGGAGCTAACCACGCAGATCTTTTTATTTCTTAAATAG
- a CDS encoding diacylglycerol kinase, translating to MQEEVKKNGGFLLGFKIAAEGILYSIRTQRNMRIHFAAAALVLFLAALLHLSKSEFICLLFAIFLVLVAEMINSAIELAVDLHSREYHPLAKAAKDISAGAVLLAAVCSVVIGILVFYPYLTCQK from the coding sequence ATGCAGGAGGAAGTTAAAAAAAACGGCGGTTTTCTGCTTGGTTTCAAAATTGCTGCCGAGGGGATATTATATTCAATTCGCACGCAGCGCAACATGCGCATTCATTTTGCAGCCGCCGCGCTTGTTTTATTTTTAGCCGCTCTTCTGCATTTAAGCAAATCAGAATTCATTTGCCTGTTATTTGCTATCTTTCTGGTCTTGGTTGCCGAAATGATCAACTCAGCCATAGAATTAGCTGTTGATCTTCACAGCCGGGAATATCATCCTCTAGCCAAGGCAGCCAAGGATATAAGCGCCGGGGCTGTTTTACTGGCAGCGGTCTGTTCGGTGGTCATCGGCATCTTAGTTTTTTATCCCTACCTGACCTGTCAAAAATAA
- a CDS encoding molybdenum-pterin-binding protein: MELSARNQLKARVKEIKSDNITSEVILDVSGQEMCSIITTGSVKRLGLKVGDDVSALVKATSVMVMK; this comes from the coding sequence ATGGAGTTAAGCGCAAGGAACCAGTTGAAAGCGCGGGTAAAAGAAATTAAGTCAGACAATATTACTTCCGAGGTCATTCTTGATGTGAGCGGACAGGAGATGTGTTCGATCATCACGACAGGTTCAGTAAAACGGTTGGGATTAAAAGTGGGCGACGATGTCAGCGCCCTTGTTAAGGCAACCTCGGTGATGGTGATGAAATAA
- a CDS encoding UPF0016 domain-containing protein: protein MVVLAEMGDKTQLLAMAFATRFPAGSVMLGVFIATLLNHALAVALGSYLGTSFNMDIVQAVAAGSFILFGLWTLRGDTLSGEEKRELFLGPVATVAIAFFIAEMGDKTQLATVALAAKYHSPLETLLGTTTGMVISDALGVYIGVVAGKRIPERFVKWISAMIFIIFGFAGLYSSLLHRFISLSWMVGFAGFSLLLIWITLKVKVR, encoded by the coding sequence ATGGTTGTACTGGCAGAAATGGGGGATAAGACGCAATTGCTGGCAATGGCTTTTGCAACCCGCTTTCCTGCCGGAAGCGTCATGCTCGGCGTTTTTATAGCTACATTGCTTAACCATGCGCTGGCTGTCGCCCTGGGGTCTTACCTGGGGACGTCATTTAATATGGACATTGTACAGGCTGTTGCTGCCGGATCTTTTATTTTATTTGGTTTGTGGACGCTGCGCGGGGATACGTTAAGCGGCGAGGAAAAAAGAGAATTATTTTTAGGGCCGGTTGCAACTGTCGCCATCGCTTTTTTTATTGCCGAGATGGGTGATAAGACGCAGTTGGCTACTGTTGCCCTGGCGGCCAAGTACCACTCACCGCTGGAAACATTATTGGGAACCACAACCGGAATGGTAATTTCCGACGCCCTCGGCGTGTATATAGGAGTCGTTGCCGGAAAAAGAATCCCGGAACGTTTTGTCAAATGGATTTCAGCAATGATATTTATAATTTTCGGTTTTGCCGGACTGTATAGTTCTTTACTGCACAGATTCATCAGCCTTTCCTGGATGGTGGGATTTGCAGGGTTTTCCCTTCTGCTTATTTGGATAACTTTAAAAGTCAAAGTAAGATAA
- a CDS encoding SAM-dependent methyltransferase, whose translation MAVCICVEGETALKKRGTITSSFGSPGRRSHDSKPFYSSRLFEEIRGAKGVAYIENPVPVENLNRIFCKTSENMEEIPDYSVHLAVTSPPYNTGKDYDEDLNLSQYRSFLLKVWKEVYRVLVPGGRICVNIANLGRKPYIPIHAFEIEDIQSAGFFMRGEIIWNKAGSASRSTAWGSWLSAANPTLRDVHEYILVFSKEVFSRKAPAERKSTITREQFLEYTKSIWTFPAEQAKKIGHPAPFPVELPYRLIQLYTFQNEIILDPFMGSGQTAIAALKAQRNYIGYETDSSYVQLASKRIGDWASAQE comes from the coding sequence ATGGCAGTATGTATCTGTGTTGAAGGAGAAACAGCCTTGAAAAAACGCGGAACAATAACCAGTTCTTTCGGATCTCCAGGCAGAAGAAGCCATGATTCCAAACCATTTTACAGCAGCAGGCTTTTTGAAGAAATCCGCGGGGCAAAAGGCGTCGCTTATATAGAAAATCCCGTCCCCGTTGAGAATCTAAACAGGATCTTCTGCAAAACCAGCGAGAATATGGAAGAAATCCCTGACTACAGCGTCCATCTGGCTGTAACCTCACCGCCCTACAACACGGGAAAAGATTACGACGAAGACCTGAATCTCAGTCAATACAGGAGCTTTCTGTTAAAAGTCTGGAAAGAAGTGTACAGGGTTCTGGTGCCTGGCGGAAGGATTTGTGTAAATATAGCCAACCTTGGCCGAAAACCATATATACCAATTCATGCGTTTGAGATCGAAGATATCCAGTCGGCAGGCTTTTTTATGCGCGGTGAAATTATCTGGAACAAGGCAGGCAGCGCAAGCCGTTCCACAGCCTGGGGGAGCTGGCTTTCCGCCGCCAACCCGACTTTGCGGGACGTTCACGAATATATCCTTGTCTTTTCAAAAGAAGTTTTTTCAAGAAAAGCCCCGGCGGAAAGAAAAAGCACCATCACCAGGGAACAGTTCCTTGAATATACAAAGAGCATCTGGACTTTTCCTGCCGAACAGGCAAAAAAAATAGGCCATCCGGCGCCTTTTCCGGTTGAACTGCCGTACAGGCTGATCCAGCTTTATACTTTCCAAAACGAAATAATCCTTGACCCCTTTATGGGCAGCGGGCAAACTGCAATCGCGGCCCTTAAAGCCCAAAGGAACTATATCGGGTATGAAACAGACAGCAGCTATGTTCAGCTTGCTTCAAAAAGAATCGGTGATTGGGCCTCGGCTCAGGAATAA